One Phaseolus vulgaris cultivar G19833 chromosome 4, P. vulgaris v2.0, whole genome shotgun sequence DNA window includes the following coding sequences:
- the LOC137838006 gene encoding AMSH-like ubiquitin thioesterase 1 isoform X1 — MRSSSSDRINIAASAQKLDVDNRIALRFYYRIADNILRQADIFRAEKNIIDLYVMLLRFSSLVSETIPRHRDYRSSPQRQKESLKKKLLISLNELEKLKPVVQQKINELNNNLPYQQNGHGKFNSNNSLDFSPVKKLTSASYGQIKAARPTINGELLYQGSRTQQFSYVRPVEEHVRRLSITLPPPKEETLSRHSILGPNGLKGQWRPPSTDKWIRYPNNIDLSPIELPSLQHSLEHESVSKKDNSIAEHYKSDLDSLLTQSEDCQPQPQPQLQHDQEPPSLISFETTETTPKVEVVIRQPSPPPVLAEVQDLVSAVSPCVHEAGCKAEISSTDSCVHAEAPLQLHISTSLMESFMKLAKSNTKKNLETCGVLAGLLKNRKFYITALIIPKQESTSDSCQTTNEEEIFEVQDKRSLFPLGWIHTHPTQSCFMSSIDLHTHYSYQIMLPESVAIVMAPKDSTRNHGIFRLTSPGGMSVIKQCDQRGFHPHNPPPEGGPIYQTCTDVYMNPDLNFDVIDLR, encoded by the exons ATGAGGTCCTCTTCTTCGGACAGGATCAACATCGCTGCCAGTGCTCAGAAACTCGATGTCGATAACCGAATCGCTCTTCGATTCTACTATCGCATCGCCGATAACATCCTCCGACAG GCTGATATCTTCCGTGCTGAGAAGAATATTATTGACCTTTATGTCATGCTTTTAAGATTTTCTAG TTTGGTGTCTGAGACAATACCACGTCACCGAGATTATAGATCATCTCCACAAAGGCAGAAAGAATCATTGAAAAAG AAATTGTTAATTTCTTTGAATGAACTGGAGAAATTGAAACCAGTGGTCCAACAGAAGATCAACGAGCTTAACAACAATCTCCCATACCAACAAAATGGGCATggaaaatttaattcaaataattcaCTGGATTTTTCTCCCGTCAAAAAGCTAACATCAGCCAGTTATGGCCAAATAAAG GCAGCCAGACCTACTATTAATGGGGAGCTTCTTTACCAAGGATCTAGGACCCAACAATTCTCTTATGTCAGGCCTGTGGAAGAGCATGTACGAAGACT ATCTATAACTCTTCCACCTCCAAAGGAGGAAACTCTCTCTAGACATTCTATCCTTGGTCCCAATGGGTTAAAGGGGCAGTGGAGACCACCTTCCACTGATAAATGG ATCAGGTATCCAAACAACATTGATCTGTCGCCTATTGAATTACCAAg CCTACAACATTCCTTGGAACATGAATCTGTGAGTAAGAAAGATAATAGCATTGCAGAACACTATAAGTCAGATTTAGATTCACTTCTTACCCAAAGTGAGGACTGCCAGCCCCAGCCCCAGCCTCAACTTCAGCATGATCAGGAACCTCCTTCTCTtatttcttttgaaacaacAGAAACCACTCCTAAAGTAGAGGTTGTTATCAGGCAGCCTTCTCCTCCACCTGTACTTGCTGAGGTACAAGATTTGGTCTCTGCAGTGTCACCTTGTGTTCATGAGGCAGGATGTAAGGCAGAGATTTCATCAACAGATAGTTGTGTTCATGCGGAGGCTCCTCTGCAACTGCACATT TCAACTTCTTTGATGGAGAGTTTTATGAAGCTTGCCAAgtcaaatacaaaaaaaaatttagagacTTGTGGTGTCCTTGCCGGTTTGCTT AAAAACAGGAAATTTTATATCACTGCCCTTATAATCCCAAAGCAAGAGTCAACATCAGATTCT TGTCAGACTACAAATGAAGAGGAAATATTTGAAGTGCAGGATAAACGATCTCTTTTTCCCCTTGGGTGGATCCAT ACACATCCTACACAATCTTGTTTCATGTCGTCAATTGATCTGCACACCCACTACTCCTATCAG ATTATGCTGCCAGAATCTGTTGCAATAGTCATGGCGCCGAAAGATAGTACAAG AAACCATGGCATTTTTCGGTTGACCAGCCCTGGTGGAATGTCTGTGATTAAACAATGTGATCAGCGTGGCTTTCATCCACACAATCCGCCTCCAGAAGGTGGTCCTATTTACCAGACATGTACAGATGTATACATGAACCCAGATTTAAATTTTGATGTCATTGATCTTCGATAA
- the LOC137838006 gene encoding AMSH-like ubiquitin thioesterase 1 isoform X2: protein MLLRFSSLVSETIPRHRDYRSSPQRQKESLKKKLLISLNELEKLKPVVQQKINELNNNLPYQQNGHGKFNSNNSLDFSPVKKLTSASYGQIKAARPTINGELLYQGSRTQQFSYVRPVEEHVRRLSITLPPPKEETLSRHSILGPNGLKGQWRPPSTDKWIRYPNNIDLSPIELPSLQHSLEHESVSKKDNSIAEHYKSDLDSLLTQSEDCQPQPQPQLQHDQEPPSLISFETTETTPKVEVVIRQPSPPPVLAEVQDLVSAVSPCVHEAGCKAEISSTDSCVHAEAPLQLHISTSLMESFMKLAKSNTKKNLETCGVLAGLLKNRKFYITALIIPKQESTSDSCQTTNEEEIFEVQDKRSLFPLGWIHTHPTQSCFMSSIDLHTHYSYQIMLPESVAIVMAPKDSTRNHGIFRLTSPGGMSVIKQCDQRGFHPHNPPPEGGPIYQTCTDVYMNPDLNFDVIDLR, encoded by the exons ATGCTTTTAAGATTTTCTAG TTTGGTGTCTGAGACAATACCACGTCACCGAGATTATAGATCATCTCCACAAAGGCAGAAAGAATCATTGAAAAAG AAATTGTTAATTTCTTTGAATGAACTGGAGAAATTGAAACCAGTGGTCCAACAGAAGATCAACGAGCTTAACAACAATCTCCCATACCAACAAAATGGGCATggaaaatttaattcaaataattcaCTGGATTTTTCTCCCGTCAAAAAGCTAACATCAGCCAGTTATGGCCAAATAAAG GCAGCCAGACCTACTATTAATGGGGAGCTTCTTTACCAAGGATCTAGGACCCAACAATTCTCTTATGTCAGGCCTGTGGAAGAGCATGTACGAAGACT ATCTATAACTCTTCCACCTCCAAAGGAGGAAACTCTCTCTAGACATTCTATCCTTGGTCCCAATGGGTTAAAGGGGCAGTGGAGACCACCTTCCACTGATAAATGG ATCAGGTATCCAAACAACATTGATCTGTCGCCTATTGAATTACCAAg CCTACAACATTCCTTGGAACATGAATCTGTGAGTAAGAAAGATAATAGCATTGCAGAACACTATAAGTCAGATTTAGATTCACTTCTTACCCAAAGTGAGGACTGCCAGCCCCAGCCCCAGCCTCAACTTCAGCATGATCAGGAACCTCCTTCTCTtatttcttttgaaacaacAGAAACCACTCCTAAAGTAGAGGTTGTTATCAGGCAGCCTTCTCCTCCACCTGTACTTGCTGAGGTACAAGATTTGGTCTCTGCAGTGTCACCTTGTGTTCATGAGGCAGGATGTAAGGCAGAGATTTCATCAACAGATAGTTGTGTTCATGCGGAGGCTCCTCTGCAACTGCACATT TCAACTTCTTTGATGGAGAGTTTTATGAAGCTTGCCAAgtcaaatacaaaaaaaaatttagagacTTGTGGTGTCCTTGCCGGTTTGCTT AAAAACAGGAAATTTTATATCACTGCCCTTATAATCCCAAAGCAAGAGTCAACATCAGATTCT TGTCAGACTACAAATGAAGAGGAAATATTTGAAGTGCAGGATAAACGATCTCTTTTTCCCCTTGGGTGGATCCAT ACACATCCTACACAATCTTGTTTCATGTCGTCAATTGATCTGCACACCCACTACTCCTATCAG ATTATGCTGCCAGAATCTGTTGCAATAGTCATGGCGCCGAAAGATAGTACAAG AAACCATGGCATTTTTCGGTTGACCAGCCCTGGTGGAATGTCTGTGATTAAACAATGTGATCAGCGTGGCTTTCATCCACACAATCCGCCTCCAGAAGGTGGTCCTATTTACCAGACATGTACAGATGTATACATGAACCCAGATTTAAATTTTGATGTCATTGATCTTCGATAA
- the LOC137838007 gene encoding cysteine-rich receptor-like protein kinase 44: MTLFSWLCPCFRKGGATSDAGGDHHDDPTEPGDSLDLIFDLHTLQLATNFFSSLNQLGHGGFGPVFKGMMPNGQEVAVKKLSLESRQGVKEFTNEVMLLLRIQHKNLVTLLGCCAEGPEKMLVYEYLPNKSLDHFLFDKRKSSSLDWAKRFRIVTGVARGLLYLHEEAPERIIHRDIKASNILLDDKLVPKISDFGLARLFPGEDSHVQTFKISGTHGYMAPEYALRGYLSVKTDVFSYGVLVLEIVSGRKNQDMRLGPEKADLLSYAWSLYQGGRIMELIDSTLGKYNGDEAAMCIQLGLLCCQSSIIERPDMNAVHLMLSSDSFTLPRPGKPGIQGRAGHWTTTTSTALTNTNPSNTTRASGGSGSFIEDYSRNSISTSSFDEGR; encoded by the exons ATGACCTTATTCTCCTGGTTGTGCCCATGTTTCAGGAAGGGCGGCGCAACCTCCGACGCCGGCGGCGACCACCACGACGATCCCACCGAGCCGGGGGACTCCTTGGACCTGATCTTCGACCTCCACACTCTCCAACTCGCTACCAACTTCTTCAGCAGCCTCAACCAGCTTGGTCATGGAGGCTTTGGTCCTGTCTTCAAG GGAATGATGCCAAATGGTCAAGAAGTAGCGGTTAAGAAGCTGTCATTGGAATCTAGACAAGGAGTTAAAGAATTCACCAACGAAGTCATGCTATTACTCAGAATTCAGCACAAGAACTTGGTTACATTACTTGGTTGTTGTGCAGAAGGGCCTGAAAAGATGCTTGTCTATGAGTATCTACCTAACAAAAGCCTTGATCACTTTCTGTTTG ATAAGAGGAAGTCTTCATCTTTGGACTGGGCAAAACGATTCAGAATAGTTACTGGTGTGGCAAGAGGACTTCTCTACCTGCATGAAGAGGCCCCAGAAAGAATTATACACAGGGACATTAAAGCTAGTAACATATTATTGGATGACAAGTTAGTTCCGAAAATTTCAGACTTTGGTTTGGCAAGGCTGTTTCCTGGGGAAGACTCTCACGTGCAGACATTTAAGATTTCCGGTACACA TGGTTACATGGCTCCTGAATATGCATTGCGAGGATATCTGTCAGTGAAGACGGATGTTTTCAGTTATGGAGTTCTGGTCTTGGAAATAGTTAGTGGGAGAAAAAACCAAGATATGCGACTTGGGCCAGAAAAAGCAGATCTCTTGAGCTAT GCATGGTCGCTTTATCAAGGAGGGAGGATAATGGAATTGATTGATTCAACTCTCGGTAAATACAATGGTGACGAGGCAGCAATGTGCATTCAGCTAGGTTTGTTGTGCTGCCAATCAAGCATAATTGAAAGACCTGACATGAATGCTGTTCATCTCATGCTCTCAAGTGATTCCTTCACTTTGCCAAGACCAGGTAAACCAGGAATTCAAGGTCGTGCAGGACATTGGACTACAACTACATCTACTGCTTTGACCAATACCAATCCTAGTAATACTACCAGGGCCTCAGGTGGTAGTGGTAGTTTTATAGAGGATTATTCTAGAAATTCTATATCTACCTCTTCTTTTGATGAAGGCAGATGA
- the LOC137838008 gene encoding small ribosomal subunit protein eS7-like, producing MYTSRKKIHKDKDAEPTEFEESVGQAFFDLENTNNELKSDLKDLYINSAVQIDVSGNRKAVVIHVPYRLRKGFRKIHVRLVRELEKKFSGKDVVLIATRRILRPPKKGSAVQRPRSRTLTAVHEAMLEDIVLPAEIVGKRVRYRIDGSKIMKVFLDPKERNNTEYKLETFAAVYRKFSGKDVVFEYPTTEA from the exons ATGTACACATCAAGGAAGAAAATCCACAAAGATAAGGATGCTGAGCCAACTGAATTTGAGGAGTCAGTTGGACAG GCATTCTTTGATCTTGAAAATACTAACAATGAGCTGAAAAGTGATCTGAAAGatttatacataaattcagCCGT CCAGATAGATGTTTCTGGGAACCGCAAGGCTGTGGTTATCCATGTCCCCTACAGATTAAGGAAAGGATTCAGGAAGATCCATGTCAGGCTTGTGAGAGAACTTGAGAAAAAATTTAGCGGGAAG GATGTAGTCCTGATTGCCACCCGTAGGATATTGAGGCCACCAAAGAAAGGTTCAGCTGTTCAGCGTCCACGCAGCCGCACACTCACTGCTGTGCATGAGGCAATGCTGGAGGACATTGTATTACCTGCTGAGATTGTTGGAAAGCGGGTTAGGTATAGAATTGATGGTTCCAAGATTATGAAG GTGTTTTTGGACCCCAAGGAGAGAAACAACACTGAATACAAGTTGGAAACTTTTGCTGCAGTATACAGGAAGTTTTCAGGCAAAGATGTTGTATTTGAATATCCTACAACCGAGGCTTAG
- the LOC137838908 gene encoding transcription factor MYB62-like translates to MRLAMSTPSKSIICYSEEDNELRRGSWSVEEDNLLINYIANHGEGRWNLLAISSGLRRTGKSCRLRWLNYLKPDIKRGNLTSEEQLLIFELHSKWGNRWSKIAQQLPGRTDNEIKNYWRTRIQKQARYVKFETQRTTRFLEFVKGLQTTRYLLKAQESSPSAKSLQDQEIPLPSDGGSHYSSFGIGATPKTQITCQGGLSHLNQHEQNSDSVHNNGSSISNSESVNMQNMSQHLGCTTNQFQALDNYDFGICSYDCYNLDNNAYDMDSFNLTATVIGCQISETKWLNMESECSTRNNDEF, encoded by the exons ATGAGACTTGCCATGTCTACTCCTTCAAAGAGTATCATTTGTTACAGTgaagaagataatgaacttAGAAGAGGGTCATGGAGTGTTGAAGAGGACAATCTTCTTATCAATTACATTGCCAATCATGGAGAAGGGAGATGGAATTTGCTTGCTATAAGTTCAG GATTAAGGAGAACAGGAAAGAGTTGCAGATTAAGGTGGCTAAATTACCTAAAGCCAGATATTAAACGAGGCAATTTAACCTCAGAGGAGCAGCTTTTGATTTTTGAACTCCACTCAAAGTGGGGTAACAG GTGGTCAAAAATTGCACAACAGCTGCCAGGCAGAACAGACAATGAAATAAAGAACTATTGGAGAACAAGGATTCAGAAACAAGCAAGATATGTGAAATTTGAGACACAGAGAACAACAAGATTTCTAGAATTTGTCAAGGGTCTACAGACGACAAGATATCTTCTTAAAGCACAAGAATCATCTCCTTCAGCCAAGTCACTCCAAGACCAAGAAATTCCTCTCCCTTCTGATGGTGGTTCTCATTATTCATCATTTGGGATTGGGGCAACACCAAAAACACAAATCACTTGCCAGGGAGGTCTCAGTCACTTGAATCAGCATGAACAGAACTCAGACTCTGTACACAACAATGGTTCAAGCATTTCCAATTCAGAATCAGTAAATATGCAAAATATGAGTCAGCATTTGGGGTGCACTACAAATCAATTTCAGGCCTTAGATAACTATGATTTTGGCATCTGTTCATATGATTGTTACAACTTAGATAACAATGCCTATGACATGGATTCCTTCAACCTAACAGCCACAGTGATTGGTTGCCAAATATCAGAAACCAAGTGGCTAAATATGGAATCTGAATGTAGCACAAGGAATAATGATGAATTTTGA
- the LOC137838009 gene encoding transcription factor BEE 3-like: MAEFTENLQLQSIRPSSFPFLDIDPSMELLNQFIGMNQHVIDNSNLTMHNLMPFSCDTFLGPQEPEFPGNLEENFPALVHHVNHNALPVSLPIFQAENKIHDGKKRKSMDLPETSSANSTPAVSESGSKRKHSSGRGKRAKSNVTEEEKAKEVVHVRARRGQATDSHSLAERVRRGKINEKLRCLQNIVPGCYKTMGMAVMLDEIINYVQSLQHQVEFLSLKLTAASTFYDFNSETDALETMQRARASEAKELGKYKREGYGGVSCFQPSWPL, from the exons ATGGCTGAATTCACAGAAAATCTGCAACTTCAAAGCATTAGACCCTCTTCCTTTCCCTTCTTAGACATTGATCCAAGCATGGAACTCTTAAACCAATTCATTGGGATGAACCAACATGTCATAGACAACTCAAACTTGACTATGCACAACTTGATGCCATTCTCCTGTGACACCTTCTTGGGCCCTCAGGAACCTGAGTTTCCAGGAAACTTGGAAGAAAATTTCCCTGCCCTTGTTCATCATGTCAACCACAATGCACTTCCTGTTTCCCTCCCCATTTTCCAAGCAGAAAACAAGATCCATGATGGTAAAAAGAGGAAATCAATGGATCTTCCAGAGACCAGTTCAGCTAACTCAACTCCTGCAGTTTCTGAAAGTGGAAGCAAGAGAAAACAT AGTTCTGGCAGAGGAAAGAGAGCAAAAAGCAATGTGACAGAAGAGGAGAAAGCAAAGGAAGTGGTCCATGTGAGAGCCAGAAGAGGTCAAGCTACCGATAGTCATAGTTTAGCAGAAAgg GTTAGAAGAGGGAAAATCAATGAGAAATTAAGGTGCTTACAGAATATTGTTCCAGGATGTTACAAG ACCATGGGTATGGCAGTAATGTTGGATGAAATCATAAACTATGTGCAGTCCTTGCAGCATCAAGTAGAG TTCCTTTCTTTGAAGCTTACTGCAGCAAGTACCTTTTATGACTTCAATTCCGAGACAGATGCTTTAGAAACAATGCAG AGAGCAAGAGCATCAGAGGCAAAAGAGTTAGGGAAGTATAAGAGAGAAGGGTATGGAGGAGTTTCATGCTTTCAACCAAGTTGGCCACTTTGA